From a single Miscanthus floridulus cultivar M001 chromosome 8, ASM1932011v1, whole genome shotgun sequence genomic region:
- the LOC136476889 gene encoding spindle pole body component 110-like gives MGISRPLVALVLALLIAGAGANAEEPVVAADSVAGAVEAAAALREVEAAAALRAEEAAEAAALRAELGQLRAKISALESDVAERSQLLKNKDDAIKNLEKAIEEKSKAITSMQGEIASLQAKGSVAAKEQANKANAKAVELEKQIDKLKKDIEAQSSQKAALESRANDAEKKVEELNEKLNTIQKESEEQKRKIKKTERALKVAEEELMRLQLEATAKAKQLTEVHGAWLPPWLAAQYAHYVEVVSGHWNEHGKPAVHNVLHKASEKSAQAKKWAEPHIETAKMKWIPVKEKLVVLKKNAEPYVQKVSTRSVEFYESSRDAVTPHVVKVKEFAHPYYQEVKKFSKPYIDQIAEITKPHVEKVRTTLKPYTKRAIHAYGSFLESATTYHRQAQASIMDYLHQHDITKSFATKELVWFLASALLALPVFIIYRLLVETFCTKKNKRPRGGNGNHGHKRHKRRHADK, from the exons ATGGGGATCTCGAGGCCCCTTGTGGCGCTGGTGCTGGCGCTTCTgatcgccggcgccggcgcgaaCGCCGAGGAGCCGGTGGTGGCCGCGGACTCAGTGGccggcgcggtggaggccgcggcGGCGCTCAGGGAGGTGGAGGCCGCGGCGGCGCTCAGGGCGGAGGAGGCTGCGGAGGCCGCGGCGCTCAGGGCCGAGCTGGGGCAGCTCCGCGCGAAGATCTCCGCCTTAG AGTCAGACGTAGCAGAGCGATCTCAGTTACTGAAGAATAAGGACGATGCCATCAAGAACCTGGAGAAAGCCATTGAGGAGAAGTCAAAGGCTATTACCTCTATGCAGGGCGAGATTGCTTCTCTCCAG GCAAAAGGGTCTGTAGCTGCCAAGGAGCAGGCTAACAAGGCCAATGCCAAGGCTGTTGAGCTTGAGAAGCAG ATTGacaagctcaaaaaggatatTGAAGCACAAAGTAGCCAGAAAGCAGCACTAGAATCTAGGGCCAACGATGCAGAGAAGAAGGTGGAAGAGCTGAATGAAAAGCTTAATACA ATCCAAAAGGAAAGTGAGGAGCAAAAACGCAAAATCAAGAAGACAGAACGTGCTCTTAAAGTCGCCGAG GAGGAATTGATGAGGTTGCAGTTAGAAGCAACTGCTAAGGCAAAACAGCTGACAGAG GTTCATGGAGCATGGCTGCCACCTTGGTTAGCGGCACAGTATGCTCACTATGTG GAGGTTGTATCAGGCCACTGGAATGAACATGGAAAACCTGCTGTGCATAATGTTCTGCATAAG GCTTCAGAAAAATCAGCTCAGGCAAAGAAATGGGCTGAACCTCATATTGAGACTGCTAAGATG AAATGGATTCCTGTCAAGGAAAAATTGGTTGTCCTGAAGAAAAATGCAGAACCTTATGTACAGAAGGTATCAACAAGATCAGTGGAGTTTTACGAGTCGTCAAGAGATGCTGTGACACCTCATGTTGTCAAAGTTAAAGAGTTCGCTCATCCCTACTACCAG GAAGTCAAGAAGTTTTCTAAGCCTTACATTGATCAAATTGCTGAGATCACTAAGCCACATGTTGAGAAAGTTAGAACTACTCTGAAGCCATACACTAAGAGAGCAATTCATGCATATGGGTCATTTCTTGAGTCGGCAACCACATACCATCGACAG GCTCAAGCAAGCATCATGGACTACCTTCACCAGCATGACATAACAAAATCATTTGCAACGAAGGAGTTAGTTTGGTTcctg GCTTCTGCTTTGCTAGCTCTGCCTGTCTTCATTATATACAGGCTTCTAGTAGAGACCTTCTG CACCAAAAAGAATAAAAGGCCTCGTGGTGGTAACGGTAACCATGGCCACAAGAGACACAAGCGGCGACACGCTGACAAGTAG
- the LOC136472859 gene encoding transcription termination factor MTEF18, mitochondrial-like, translated as MILRSALRAGRGLRRVPLVQLIVEHGEPYRAPHRFATDTRDVEESSAVLNWWGVTPTGHGYQLRAYSAAPARVRGEKPLDCADAVAMVDEEIRRMKKMRVFWTAQQTFMEYLHVTRGLSFSDAEHISKHSPAFVSKLLNQVKDAIKDPVEGDEAVFRSKVKTREMRDERATNALQRLFRYYPINEFEPFFESIGFKPSEYESFLPQDLMFLSDDETLLENYHVLCNYGVMRTKIGGIYRDAGEVFSFGDGVLASKLRAIEDLGFSKTTVIKLVTCCPAVLTRGPLAELKIIKWLDDIGIQRDWIGQFLSIKKSYNWRKMVEVPQFFTELGFDKEGIGKLIRQRPDFLLDGSGKVLFRAVAIMLKAGSGKEDLFNLFMDFPDVQARSFARNIQSVILFLTGIDVSEEDIKKFVVANASMLGSARVKKANSILTYLNVGKKRLWKIIMEEPRELMKYALGLKVNRLPPCDRTEKSLKEKVIFLKNIGFEEGSDDMNKALKAFRGKGDELQDRFDFLVKIGFEPKDVSNMIKVAPQVLNQKIHVLESKISFLLNETSYPLSALVGYPAFLSFTIERTKARFLMYNWLQERGLVPPNFALSTLLACSEKRFFNYLVLKHEKGPEVWEKLKKEVAADKSVHCTSDDLA; from the coding sequence ATGATCCTCCGGAGCGCACTAAGGGCCGGTCGCGGCCTCAGGCGGGTTCCCCTGGTTCAACTCATTGTGGAGCACGGTGAGCCGTACCGAGCACCACACCGGTTTGCTACTGATACCCGGGATGTTGAAGAATCATCAGCTGTGTTGAATTGGTGGGGGGTTACCCCAACTGGTCATGGGTATCAGTTGCGGGCTTACTCGGCTGCTCCTGCACGTGTTAGGGGTGAGAAACCCTTGGATTGTGCTGATGCAGTGGCAATGGTAGATGAGGAGATCAGGCGAATGAAAAAGATGCGGGTGTTCTGGACCGCTCAGCAGACTTTCATGGAGTACCTCCATGTCACCAGGGGGCTGAGCTTTTCGGATGCCGAACATATAAGCAAGCACTCACCTGCCTTTGTGAGCAAGCTGCTGAACCAGGTGAAGGATGCTATCAAGGACCCTGTGGAGGGGGATGAGGCAGTGTTCAGGTCAAAGGTGAAGACAAGGGAGATGAGGGATGAGAGGGCCACTAATGCGTTGCAGCGTCTGTTCAGGTATTATCCGATCAATGAGTTTGAGCCATTCTTCGAGAGCATCGGCTTCAAGCCGAGTGAGTATGAATCCTTTCTGCCTCAGGATCTCATGTTTCTATCCGATGACGAGACATTGCTGGAAAACTACCATGTTCTTTGCAATTATGGGGTTATGCGCACTAAGATAGGGGGAATATACAGGGATGCTGGGGAGGTTTTCAGTTTTGGTGATGGTGTGCTTGCATCTAAGCTAAGAGCTATTGAGGATCTAGGGTTCAGTAAGACCACTGTGATAAAACTTGTAACCTGTTGTCCTGCTGTATTGACACGTGGCCCACTCGCTGAATTGAAGATCATAAAGTGGCTAGATGACATTGGCATTCAGAGAGACTGGATTGGTCAATTCTTATCTATAAAGAAGTCGTATAATTGGAGAAAGATGGTTGAAGTTCCTCAATTTTTTACTGAATTGGGATTCGACAAGGAGGGTATTGGTAAATTGATCAGGCAACGCCCAGATTTCTTGTTGGATGGTTCTGGAAAGGTACTGTTTAGGGCAGTTGCCATCATGCTGAAAGCAGGGTCTGGAAAAGAAGATCTGTTTAATCTTTTCATGGACTTCCCAGATGTACAGGCCAGGAGTTTCGCAAGGAACATACAGAGTGTTATACTATTCTTAACTGGCATTGATGTAAGCGAGGAGGATATTAAGAAGTTTGTGGTAGCAAATGCATCAATGCTGGGTTCTGCTCGAGTGAAGAAGGCAAACAGCATTCTTACATATCTCAATGTGGGGAAGAAGCGTTTGTGGAAGATTATAATGGAAGAGCCACGTGAACTGATGAAATATGCATTAGGGTTAAAGGTCAACCGCCTACCGCCTTGTGACAGGACTGAGAAATCACTGAAGGAGAAGGTGATTTTTTTGAAAAACATAGGATTTGAGGAAGGCTCTGATGATATGAATAAGGCACTAAAAGCTTTCCGTGGTAAGGGTGATGAGCTACAAGATCGGTTTGACTTTTTGGTGAAGATTGGATTTGAGCCCAAGGATGTATCGAACATGATCAAAGTAGCGCCGCAGGTTCTGAATCAGAAGATACATGTCCTTGAGTCCAAGATATCTTTCCTTTTAAATGAGACATCATATCCTCTAAGCGCTCTGGTTGGATACCCCGCGTTCTTGTCGTTCACTATAGAGAGAACCAAAGCTAGGTTTCTAATGTACAATTGGCTGCAAGAAAGAGGGCTGGTTCCTCCTAATTTTGCTCTATCCACCTTATTAGCTTGTTCAGAGAAGCGGTTTTTTAACTATCTGGTCCTAAAACATGAAAAGGGTCCAGAAGTCTGGGAGAAGTTGAAGAAAGAGGTAGCTGCTGACAAAAGCGTGCACTGTACTTCAGATGATTTAGCATGA